A single window of Zea mays cultivar B73 chromosome 10, Zm-B73-REFERENCE-NAM-5.0, whole genome shotgun sequence DNA harbors:
- the LOC109942916 gene encoding uncharacterized protein, translating into MAAADPPPRGEAAPALKQSASIDRIPVDERRILHRLAGDLWGGDVDPGALAVSQLRGAMTNKGNDPHKVLVRIYGRGVEVFFDRADEVRTFECMSRHGQGPRLLGPLRQRPRRGVHQRQGTLRLYHPKCVMCLLGSNPRLVLVMAHSRVACVLALPDPLRRGSARPDDVCRDPLLPSTPSSPPRSRDLLRSCHQRPPPPPLSSPSRLRSAAVIRCKAAINAHAPLRAATFPGSRALLRRHTFWSIAPAINALLPNLFRRFARISFDVLSS; encoded by the coding sequence ATGGCCGCTGCAGACCCGCCGCCGCGCGGGGAGGCCGCACCCGCGCTGAAGCAGAGCGCCAGCATCGACCGGATACCGGTGGACGAGCGTCGCATCCTGCACCGCCTCGCCGGGGACCTCTGGGGCGGCGACGTGGACCCCGGCGCGCTGGCCGTGTCCCAGCTCAGGGGCGCCATGACCAACAAGGGCAACGACCCGCACAAGGTGCTCGTGCGCATCTACGGCAGGGGCGTCGAGGTCTTCTTCGACCGTGCCGACGAGGTCCGCACCTTCGAGTGCATGTCGCGCCACGGCCAGGGGCCCCGCCTCCTGGGCCCGCTTCGCCAACGGCCGCGTCGAGGAGTTCATCAACGCCAGGGTACACTACGCCTCTACCACCCTAAATGTGTGATGTGTCTGCTCGGATCCAATCCGCGATTGGTTCTTGTCATGGCTCACTCGCGTGTTGCTTGCGTCCTGGCCTTGCCAGACCCTCTCCGCCGCGGATCTGCGCGACCCGATGATGTCTGTCGTGATCCACTGCTGCCATCAACGCCCTCCTCCCCTCCCAGATCCCGTGATCTGCTACGAAGCTGCCATCAACGCCCTCCTCCCCCTCCGCTCAGCTCCCCCTCACGCCTTCGATCCGCTGCCGTGATCCGCTGCAAGGCGGCCATCAACGCCCATGCCCCCCTTCGCGCAGCTACCTTCCCAGGATCTCGGGCGCTCCTTCGTCGCCATACTTTTTGGTCCATAGCACCCGCCATCAACGCCCTCCTCCCCAATCTATTCAGGAGATTTGCAAGAATATCATTTGATGTTTTGAGCTCTTAG